The nucleotide sequence TTGGCTAGGAGAAAGCACACGATAGGTTCTTGGATCGTCCTTTAGGCGCACATCATCCACCCAAGGACCTGTTGCGTTTACCACCACTTTTGCTTTTACGTTATAGGTTTCCCCGCCGATCAGATCTTTTACTTTTCCTCCCACAATTTTGCCGTCCTTCTTCTGGAAGGATAGAAGTTCCGTTTGGTTGAGTACCAGAGCGCCTTCTTTAGAAGCTGCGCGTGCCAGATTTACGTTCAATCTCGCATCGTTGAACTGAGAGTCGTAGTATAAGATCCCTCCGGTTAAACCCTTTGTTTGGAGAGCCGGAAAATCTTTTTCTACTTCTTCTTTCGAAACTCTTTTGTGAGACGGTAGATTTCCTTTCCAAGCCAGGATATCGTACATAGTCATTCCGATACTGTAATACGGTTTTTCATACAGTTTGTATGTGGGAAGAATGAACGGAAGAGGTTTGACTAGGTGAGGTGCATTTTCCAAAAGTCTTTGTCTTTCCGTGAGTGCCTCATGTATCAATTTAAAATGGAATTGTGCGAGATACCGCACACCTCCGTGAATGAGTTTCGTGGAACGCGAAGATGTCCCGGCGGAAAAATCCGATTTTTCTAAAAGTGCTACTTTCAGTCCTCGAAGGCTTGCATCCAGCGCAGCCCCGGCTCCGGTGGCTCCCCCCCCTAAAATCAGGAGGTCAAATTGTTCTTCCTTTAATTTTTCAAAGCGGCTTTTGCGATCGTGTTTTTGCATCTACAAGGTCTTCCTGCTTTACAGGCTGATTTCGCCGGGTGAAATTGCAATAAAAGAGCCAAATGGAACCTAAAAAACAAATCGAATTGATACGACGCGGGACGGTCGACCTAATTAGCGAGGAGGAACTTACCTCCAAACTTACCAAAAAAAAGTCCTTAAAAATCAAAGCCGGTTTCGATCCGACAGCCCCAGACCTTCATTTGGGGCATTTCGTTTTGCTTAGAAAATTAAAACATTTCCAGGATCTGGGTCACGAGGTGAATTTTCTACTCGGGGATTTTACCGCGATGATCGGAGATCCTACAGGCAAATCCGAAACCAGAAAAAGACTCTCTAAAGAAGAAGTCCAAAAAAATTCAGAAACCTACCAAAGCCAAGTTTTTAAGGTTTTGGATAAGGAGAAGACCAAGATTGTCTATAATTCCCGTTGGTGTTCCGGGATGAATTTTGAAGATGTTCTCGTCCTGACCTCAAAATACAGCGTTGCCCAGATTTTGGAAAGGGACGATTTTAGCAAAAGGTATAAGGGGGGACAACCTATCTCTCTTATCGAATTCCTATATCCTTTAGTCCAAGGTTACGACTCCGTAGAAATGGAAGCCGACGTGGAATTGGGAGGGACGGACCAAAAATTCAATCTGCTTGTTGGTCGGGAATTACAAAGAGAATACGGAAAAGAAGCACAATGTGTGATCACTCTTCCGCTTCTTGTCGGTCTGGACGGGGTTAAAAAAATGTCCAAGTCTCTCGGTAATTACGTTGGGATTACTGAGGAACCGATAGATATGTTCGGAAAACTCATGTCCATTTCGGACGATTTGATGTGGAATTATTTCGAATTGTTAACGGATCTTCCTCTAGAATCCGTTACGGAACGTAAAAAAGGGATCCAATCCGGAGAACTTCACCCGAAAGAAGTCAAAACGGAACTTGCAAAATTAATAATGGACCAGTTCTCTTCCCCGGAGGCAAATTCCGAAGCGATCGAAGAATGGAATAAGGTCCATAATCCGAAAGCAAGAGCTATCCCGGAAAATATTCCGGAAACAAAACTTGGTCCCGAATTTTTCCAAGAATCCGAGACTCCACAGTTGATCTGGGTCCTCGCCAAACTAGGATTTGTTCCATCAACCTCGGAAGCGAGACGGCTCATCAAGTCCGGGGGGATTTATGTCGACGAAGAGAAACTTTCGGATGAAAAATTTACCGTTAGCAAAAACGCAGAATACTTGATTCGCCAAGGCAAAAAAGGAAAATTCATCCGTCTGGTCAGTTGACCGAAATCAGAACATGCTCAGCGAAGAAGAATCCACAGTACTTTCCAAGACGATCAAAGAGATCCAGGACAACGAAGTAGAGTCGGAAGTCCTGGAAAAAAAGTTTCGTCAAATTCGGATCGGCTCCTCCGTATTCTTCTTCCTAACCTTAAGTATCACCACCGTTTTTGCTTTGGCAAGAAGGTTGGATTCTCTCCAAAACACGGTTCAAAAACAAAACGAAGTTATCTCCGTTCTCTCGGAAGATATTACAAGTTTACGATTGGAAGAACAACAAAGGGAAGAAGAGGTGCTTCGTTTTAAGTCCTCCATTCTGGACGATGTTCCTGACGGGGATTTAAGTGAAGAAGTTAATAAAAACCTGAATTCTTTACAAGCAGTCATTCCGAAACCCGGGACGGGAAAAAATATCAGCAGAGGAAATCCGAATTTTAAGGAAATTTCCCTTACATTCGATTTGGGTACCGGCGAGGATCTGCAAATACTTTATGAATTTATGATGAGGTTCCCGATCAAGGTGACCTTATTCGTTTCCAACGAGAATCCCGCTAAAAAAGGAGGATCTTTATTCTCCAAAACTAATATAGTATATCTGAAAAAATTAGCAGCCTTAGACGGAAGAGTGGTCTTCGGAAATCATACCTGGAGCCATTTTAATTTACCTAGAAGTTTAAAAGAATCCTCTCTTAGAAAAAGAGCACTACTAAGCTATGTGGCTGACGAGATCCCTGATTTCAAC is from Leptospira sp. WS58.C1 and encodes:
- the tyrS gene encoding tyrosine--tRNA ligase, translated to MEPKKQIELIRRGTVDLISEEELTSKLTKKKSLKIKAGFDPTAPDLHLGHFVLLRKLKHFQDLGHEVNFLLGDFTAMIGDPTGKSETRKRLSKEEVQKNSETYQSQVFKVLDKEKTKIVYNSRWCSGMNFEDVLVLTSKYSVAQILERDDFSKRYKGGQPISLIEFLYPLVQGYDSVEMEADVELGGTDQKFNLLVGRELQREYGKEAQCVITLPLLVGLDGVKKMSKSLGNYVGITEEPIDMFGKLMSISDDLMWNYFELLTDLPLESVTERKKGIQSGELHPKEVKTELAKLIMDQFSSPEANSEAIEEWNKVHNPKARAIPENIPETKLGPEFFQESETPQLIWVLAKLGFVPSTSEARRLIKSGGIYVDEEKLSDEKFTVSKNAEYLIRQGKKGKFIRLVS
- a CDS encoding polysaccharide deacetylase family protein, which gives rise to MLSEEESTVLSKTIKEIQDNEVESEVLEKKFRQIRIGSSVFFFLTLSITTVFALARRLDSLQNTVQKQNEVISVLSEDITSLRLEEQQREEEVLRFKSSILDDVPDGDLSEEVNKNLNSLQAVIPKPGTGKNISRGNPNFKEISLTFDLGTGEDLQILYEFMMRFPIKVTLFVSNENPAKKGGSLFSKTNIVYLKKLAALDGRVVFGNHTWSHFNLPRSLKESSLRKRALLSYVADEIPDFNLLLEELTSVEDKFRTITGLTLTKYYRLPYGAVDQIILDVYATQGYENHIFWSNNTVGSLDVPDFVYKKYITKKDTATGKTKLVQNPHYKTKEEMLDFLYRWETSDKNGMNGAIILMHLGSPRQSEKLIYILPDFIQAMLNKGYKFVTVPEVLNEKQD